A DNA window from Actinomadura coerulea contains the following coding sequences:
- a CDS encoding PTS transporter subunit EIIC, whose amino-acid sequence MTATTVDSAPRRGSSALAVLQRIGRSLMLPIAVLPAAALLLRFGQPDMLGADGLGWNRVAEVVGGAGQALFSFLPLLFAVGVAIGFARKSDGSTALAAVVGYLVFDQVSKIMFSHSDELKGNVLITKMVDGAPKEVIDFGAKNPTDVLGGILIGVVAALLYQRFYRVKLPTYLAFFGGRRFVPIVTALAALVLGVLIGFIWPVFGSWLTDFGNWITGAGAAGAGIYGVINRLLLPFGLHHIPNSLIWFVFGSYNGPDGTVHGEINRYLAGDPHAGGFLAGFFPVLMFGLPGAALAIWRAAPPHRRPAVGGIMISAALTAFVTGVTEPIEFAFMFVAPVLYGVHVVLTGISMAVLEAAGAQLGFGFSAGGIDLLLNASKDNTKGLWLILGMGVLYFFLYYFIFKFLITKFNFATPGREPEDEESTAVDAGADPELAGGGKKKRNRKGTAEPQNSAAG is encoded by the coding sequence TGCTGCCGATCGCCGTGCTGCCCGCCGCCGCGCTGCTGCTCCGGTTCGGCCAGCCCGACATGCTCGGCGCGGACGGCCTCGGCTGGAACCGCGTCGCCGAGGTCGTCGGCGGCGCGGGCCAGGCCCTGTTCAGCTTCCTGCCGCTGCTGTTCGCGGTCGGCGTGGCGATCGGGTTCGCCCGCAAGTCCGACGGATCCACCGCGCTCGCCGCCGTGGTCGGATACCTGGTCTTCGACCAGGTATCCAAGATCATGTTCTCGCACAGCGACGAGCTCAAGGGCAACGTACTGATCACCAAGATGGTGGACGGGGCGCCCAAGGAGGTCATCGACTTCGGGGCCAAGAACCCCACCGACGTCCTCGGCGGCATCCTCATCGGCGTCGTCGCCGCACTGCTCTACCAGCGCTTCTACCGGGTGAAGCTGCCCACCTACCTGGCGTTCTTCGGCGGCCGGCGGTTCGTCCCGATCGTCACGGCGCTCGCCGCCCTGGTGCTCGGCGTCCTGATCGGCTTCATCTGGCCGGTGTTCGGCAGCTGGCTGACCGACTTCGGCAACTGGATCACCGGCGCGGGCGCCGCCGGCGCCGGCATCTACGGCGTCATCAACCGCCTGCTGCTGCCGTTCGGCCTGCACCACATCCCGAACTCGCTGATCTGGTTCGTCTTCGGCTCCTACAACGGCCCGGACGGCACCGTGCACGGCGAGATCAACCGGTACCTGGCCGGCGACCCGCACGCGGGCGGCTTCCTCGCCGGGTTCTTCCCCGTCCTGATGTTCGGCCTGCCCGGCGCCGCCCTGGCCATCTGGCGCGCCGCTCCCCCGCACCGCCGCCCGGCGGTCGGCGGCATCATGATCTCCGCCGCGCTCACCGCGTTCGTCACCGGCGTCACCGAGCCGATCGAGTTCGCCTTCATGTTCGTCGCGCCCGTCCTGTACGGGGTGCACGTCGTCCTCACCGGCATCTCGATGGCGGTGCTGGAGGCGGCCGGGGCCCAGCTCGGCTTCGGCTTCTCCGCGGGCGGCATCGACCTGCTGCTCAACGCCTCGAAGGACAACACCAAGGGCCTGTGGCTCATCCTCGGCATGGGCGTCCTGTACTTCTTCCTGTACTACTTCATCTTCAAGTTCCTGATCACGAAGTTCAACTTCGCGACCCCCGGCCGCGAGCCCGAGGACGAGGAGTCGACGGCCGTCGACGCGGGGGCCGACCCCGAGCTCGCGGGCGGCGGGAAGAAGAAGAGGAACCGCAAGGGCACCGCCGAGCCGCAGAACTCCGCGGCGGGCTGA
- a CDS encoding HGxxPAAW family protein, producing MSEESHGSHAGRPSSWIAVAVIFAGFVVGGVGLCLGPMWVMFWAGGGIVVLGLLVSWVVHLFSDVVVDAPRVIPEIVDYSLFGTQSDKRRGGKAGEVLDTPVATDTQQAPHG from the coding sequence ATGTCGGAAGAGTCGCACGGTTCGCACGCCGGACGGCCGAGTTCGTGGATCGCCGTCGCCGTCATCTTCGCCGGTTTCGTGGTAGGCGGCGTCGGGCTGTGCCTGGGCCCCATGTGGGTCATGTTCTGGGCCGGCGGCGGCATCGTCGTGCTCGGCCTGCTCGTCAGCTGGGTCGTCCACCTGTTCTCCGACGTGGTCGTGGACGCGCCCCGCGTCATCCCCGAGATCGTCGACTACTCGCTGTTCGGAACCCAATCCGACAAGCGGCGCGGCGGCAAGGCCGGCGAGGTCCTGGACACCCCCGTGGCCACCGACACCCAGCAGGCCCCCCACGGCTGA
- a CDS encoding Rv3235 family protein, whose product MVRPVRTRAVRFVRYRPTPAVHGALALRPSAGPAPRGPGLRLVRPADGEDAEVQAVADAAVRLAVDVLAGTRPPHQLSLVAVPAVCREIVAQLGPRARGARVVPPKVLSTRSQRPAPDVAEAVALVVVAGRVHALALRLEHARGRWRCTALETTAP is encoded by the coding sequence ATGGTGCGTCCGGTCAGAACCCGGGCCGTTCGGTTCGTCAGGTACCGCCCGACCCCGGCCGTGCACGGAGCACTGGCGTTGCGGCCCTCGGCGGGGCCCGCGCCGCGGGGGCCGGGGCTGCGGCTCGTCCGTCCCGCGGACGGGGAGGACGCGGAGGTCCAGGCCGTCGCGGACGCGGCGGTGCGGCTCGCCGTGGACGTCCTCGCGGGGACGCGGCCGCCGCACCAGCTGTCGCTCGTGGCCGTCCCGGCGGTCTGCCGGGAGATCGTCGCCCAGCTCGGCCCGCGGGCGCGCGGCGCACGGGTCGTCCCGCCGAAGGTGCTGTCGACGCGCTCGCAGCGGCCGGCGCCCGACGTCGCCGAGGCGGTCGCCCTGGTCGTCGTGGCGGGACGCGTCCACGCGCTGGCCCTGCGGCTGGAGCACGCGCGGGGACGGTGGCGCTGCACGGCGCTGGAGACGACGGCGCCCTGA
- a CDS encoding winged helix-turn-helix domain-containing protein has translation MVELSADEARRLQLRAQGFLGARPKGGVPAMLERLGAVQLDTISVLARSHELVPYARLGPVGRDRIEAAYWGGRRAAGSGARRSTKPAPPASGSAGGTFEYWAHAASILPMADWPLFAFRRRAYLRRGWRWHKVPEGVCDEIRARLAAGGPLTTKELGGAKASADWWDWSDHKIGIEWLLDIGEVVCVERVGWRRVYDLAERAVPGELLARDLDDDACLTALVARAGRALGVATRGDLADYYRIKQDQVDRVVEAAGLVPVEVAGWTQRAWADPGALASPPKGRHATALLSPFDSLVWDRARASRVFGFDHRLEAYVPKAKRVHGYFAMPLLAGGRLIGRVDPAREGRTLIARQVSMEPWATRTAARTESSATALATALWRAATWVGCDDVRIERTALPPALLKTALTATSPS, from the coding sequence GTGGTGGAACTCAGCGCGGACGAGGCACGGCGGCTCCAGCTGCGCGCCCAGGGCTTCCTGGGGGCGCGCCCGAAGGGGGGCGTGCCGGCGATGCTGGAACGGCTCGGCGCCGTCCAGCTCGACACGATCTCGGTGCTGGCCCGGTCCCACGAGCTGGTGCCCTACGCCCGCCTCGGGCCGGTCGGGCGCGACAGGATCGAGGCCGCCTACTGGGGCGGGCGGCGGGCCGCCGGATCCGGGGCACGCCGCTCCACGAAGCCCGCGCCACCCGCGAGCGGTTCGGCCGGCGGCACCTTCGAGTACTGGGCGCACGCCGCGTCCATCCTTCCCATGGCCGACTGGCCGCTGTTCGCGTTCCGGCGCCGCGCCTACCTGCGCCGCGGCTGGCGCTGGCACAAGGTCCCCGAAGGCGTCTGCGACGAGATCCGCGCCCGGCTCGCCGCGGGCGGCCCCCTCACCACCAAGGAGCTCGGCGGCGCCAAGGCGAGCGCCGACTGGTGGGACTGGAGCGACCACAAGATCGGCATCGAGTGGCTGCTGGACATCGGCGAGGTCGTCTGCGTCGAGCGGGTCGGCTGGCGCCGCGTGTACGACCTCGCCGAGCGGGCCGTCCCCGGTGAGCTCCTCGCGCGGGACCTTGACGACGACGCCTGCCTGACCGCCCTCGTCGCCCGCGCCGGACGGGCCCTCGGCGTGGCCACCCGCGGCGACCTCGCCGACTACTACCGGATCAAGCAGGACCAGGTCGACCGCGTGGTGGAGGCCGCCGGCCTGGTCCCCGTCGAGGTCGCCGGCTGGACCCAGCGCGCCTGGGCCGACCCCGGCGCGCTGGCCTCACCGCCCAAGGGCAGGCACGCCACCGCGCTGCTCTCGCCCTTCGACTCCCTCGTATGGGACCGGGCCCGCGCCTCACGCGTCTTCGGCTTCGACCACCGCCTGGAGGCGTACGTCCCGAAGGCCAAGCGAGTCCACGGCTACTTCGCGATGCCGCTCCTGGCCGGCGGGCGCCTCATCGGACGCGTCGACCCCGCGAGGGAGGGCCGCACGCTCATCGCCCGCCAGGTGTCCATGGAGCCCTGGGCGACCCGCACCGCCGCCCGCACGGAATCATCGGCGACGGCCCTGGCCACCGCCCTGTGGCGCGCCGCGACGTGGGTCGGCTGCGACGACGTCCGCATAGAGCGGACCGCCCTGCCCCCCGCCCTCCTGAAAACCGCCCTGACCGCCACATCCCCCTCCTGA
- a CDS encoding SEC-C metal-binding domain-containing protein produces the protein MEKADEAEVEEAEEAVSIKAKGLDEPSRPKKLEYSAPTVDGEGGVERHSEETADEYAGVNRNDPCPCGSGKKFKRCHGDPRSKAK, from the coding sequence ATGGAGAAGGCCGACGAGGCGGAGGTCGAGGAGGCCGAGGAGGCCGTCTCGATCAAGGCGAAGGGCCTCGACGAGCCGAGCCGTCCGAAGAAGCTGGAGTACTCGGCCCCGACCGTCGACGGTGAGGGCGGCGTCGAGCGCCACAGCGAGGAGACCGCGGACGAGTACGCGGGCGTCAACCGCAACGACCCGTGCCCCTGCGGTTCCGGCAAGAAGTTCAAGCGCTGCCACGGCGACCCGCGCAGCAAGGCCAAGTAG
- the hpf gene encoding ribosome hibernation-promoting factor, HPF/YfiA family has translation MNITVRGRHTDVNDRFRRHVDNKLAKIERLDQKVIRVDVEVSEERNPRLADQRERVELTIRSRGPVIRAEAAADDRYGALDLALDKLESRLRRDSERRKGHGGKNHGGKGRAKLATMETLPEALPAVAPEPSEAAAPPVEAEAETVAVAEEENLVPIPMDGDGPLVVREKFHQAEAMGIEQALFEMELVGHDFFLYRDKSTGHPSVVYRRRGWDYGVIRLVEE, from the coding sequence TGAACATCACCGTCAGGGGCCGGCACACCGACGTCAACGACAGGTTCCGTCGGCACGTCGACAACAAACTCGCCAAGATCGAGCGGCTCGACCAGAAGGTCATCCGCGTGGACGTGGAGGTCTCGGAGGAACGCAACCCGCGCCTCGCCGACCAGCGCGAACGGGTGGAGCTCACGATCCGCTCCCGCGGTCCGGTGATCCGGGCCGAGGCCGCCGCCGACGACCGCTACGGAGCCCTCGACCTGGCGCTGGACAAGCTGGAGTCGCGCCTCCGCCGCGACTCCGAGCGGCGCAAGGGCCACGGCGGGAAGAACCACGGCGGCAAGGGCCGCGCCAAGCTCGCCACGATGGAGACGCTCCCCGAGGCGCTCCCCGCCGTCGCGCCCGAGCCCTCCGAAGCGGCCGCACCGCCCGTGGAGGCGGAGGCCGAGACCGTGGCGGTCGCGGAGGAGGAGAACCTCGTCCCCATCCCCATGGACGGCGACGGCCCCCTGGTCGTCCGCGAGAAGTTCCACCAGGCCGAGGCGATGGGCATCGAGCAGGCGCTCTTCGAGATGGAGCTCGTCGGCCACGACTTCTTCCTGTACCGCGACAAGTCCACCGGGCACCCCTCGGTCGTCTACCGGAGGCGAGGCTGGGATTACGGAGTCATCAGGCTCGTCGAAGAGTGA
- a CDS encoding response regulator, protein MRVLIVDDHALFRRGLEMVLQGEDDIEVIGEGGDGQQAVEMAGDLLPDVVLMDIRMPRRSGIEACTAIKEAAPSAKIVMLTISDEEEDLFEAIKAGASGYLLKEISIDEVPQAVRAVHGGQSLISPSMASKLITEFASLAKRSEERTQQVPAPRLTEREMEVLRLVARGLGNREIARELFISENTVKNHVRNILEKLQLHSRMEAVVYAVREKLLEIT, encoded by the coding sequence ATCCGCGTGCTCATCGTCGACGACCACGCGCTCTTCCGCCGCGGCCTGGAGATGGTCCTCCAGGGCGAGGACGACATCGAGGTCATCGGCGAGGGCGGCGACGGCCAGCAGGCCGTGGAGATGGCCGGCGACCTGCTGCCGGACGTCGTCCTCATGGACATCCGGATGCCGCGCCGCAGCGGCATCGAGGCGTGCACCGCGATCAAGGAGGCCGCGCCCAGCGCGAAGATCGTCATGCTGACCATCAGCGACGAGGAGGAGGACCTCTTCGAGGCGATCAAGGCCGGGGCCAGCGGCTACCTGCTCAAGGAGATCTCGATCGACGAGGTCCCGCAGGCCGTCCGCGCCGTGCACGGCGGCCAGTCGCTGATAAGCCCCTCGATGGCGTCCAAGCTCATCACCGAGTTCGCCTCGCTGGCCAAGCGCAGCGAGGAGCGCACCCAGCAGGTCCCCGCGCCCCGCCTCACCGAGCGCGAGATGGAGGTGCTGCGGCTCGTCGCGCGCGGCCTGGGCAACCGGGAGATCGCGCGTGAGCTGTTCATCTCCGAGAACACGGTGAAGAACCACGTGCGCAACATCCTGGAGAAACTCCAGCTCCACTCCCGCATGGAGGCCGTCGTCTACGCCGTCCGCGAGAAGCTCCTGGAGATCACCTGA